One genomic region from Prevotella sp. Rep29 encodes:
- a CDS encoding SprT-like domain-containing protein, with protein MIDLPEDVVEDTIIHEMIHYYIMSNQMQDTAPHGKLFIAKMQEINRKFNRNLSVTHRTTKEEQDSDKRIQQHIICVSRLKTGKRCVTVATKSKLFELWDAMPNFPKMAELKWVVSTDPYFNRFPKATKPGVYFVPSEELEPHLKDAKELIKQGNSIRIKK; from the coding sequence GTGATAGATTTACCAGAAGATGTAGTGGAAGACACGATCATCCACGAGATGATACACTACTACATCATGAGTAACCAGATGCAGGACACGGCACCACATGGCAAACTCTTCATCGCAAAGATGCAGGAGATAAACCGAAAGTTTAACCGTAATCTTTCTGTCACTCACCGTACAACTAAAGAGGAACAGGATAGTGATAAGAGAATTCAGCAACACATCATTTGTGTATCACGTTTGAAAACGGGCAAACGCTGCGTTACTGTTGCTACAAAGTCCAAACTATTTGAATTATGGGATGCAATGCCTAACTTTCCCAAAATGGCAGAACTGAAATGGGTGGTTTCTACCGACCCATATTTCAATCGCTTTCCCAAAGCTACAAAACCTGGTGTCTATTTTGTTCCTTCGGAAGAGCTTGAACCGCACTTGAAAGATGCGAAGGAGCTAATCAAACAAGGTAATTCTATACGGATTAAAAAATAG
- a CDS encoding ATP/GTP-binding protein, with the protein MLQQFTVENFLSFRDREVFKLQPGKGSRNKEHKVEPVKRYWILKSAALFGPNAGGKSNFVEALELGKRLVLFGTHADTLIEYHPFRLSSESKKKDTTFIYQILCNNKKYEYGFSYNAERISKEWLKQITRKTEYFIFERDITSKEPFNISYLIKLNPKEEERQFLNFFAKATPQHQLFLHEVISRNLRDNVSNIEDLWEVIKWFVDTLKVLFPDTPYKQGGMLKAVNDDQLKEGFGELLRYFDTGILAIDLIDVDFEKLGIAQEMKQFIKTDLSKSSNAEAFGSLRFENNLYLITFVDGAIKAKKLQTIHNIIDNDEKEYFSLGDESDGTQRIFDYIPLILDLIQGEKVFVIDEMERSLHPALMRKLIELFFKYSNNISTQLIFTTHESTLMDQDLLRRDEIWLIEKNKEGVSSLNRLDEKFNLRFDKELERSYLKGLFGASPDFGSDNTILKLKALLDT; encoded by the coding sequence ATGTTACAGCAATTTACAGTAGAGAATTTTCTCTCTTTTAGAGACAGAGAAGTTTTCAAACTTCAGCCAGGCAAGGGATCGAGGAATAAGGAGCATAAAGTAGAGCCAGTAAAAAGATATTGGATTTTAAAATCTGCTGCGCTGTTTGGTCCGAATGCCGGAGGTAAGAGTAATTTCGTAGAAGCACTTGAGCTTGGAAAAAGACTCGTACTATTCGGTACCCATGCAGATACGTTGATAGAGTATCATCCTTTTCGTTTAAGTTCTGAAAGCAAAAAGAAAGATACGACTTTCATCTACCAGATATTATGTAATAACAAAAAGTATGAGTATGGTTTTAGTTATAATGCAGAAAGAATTTCAAAAGAATGGCTGAAGCAAATTACTCGAAAAACGGAATACTTTATTTTTGAAAGGGATATTACGTCAAAAGAGCCTTTCAATATTTCATATCTAATAAAGCTTAATCCAAAAGAGGAAGAAAGACAGTTTCTGAACTTTTTTGCTAAAGCAACCCCCCAACACCAACTGTTTCTTCATGAAGTAATTAGTCGTAATCTCCGTGATAACGTCTCAAACATTGAAGACCTTTGGGAAGTTATAAAATGGTTCGTTGATACCTTAAAAGTTCTTTTCCCAGATACTCCATATAAACAAGGTGGTATGTTGAAAGCAGTTAATGATGACCAGCTGAAAGAAGGCTTCGGTGAGTTGCTGCGGTATTTTGACACAGGTATTCTGGCTATTGACTTAATTGATGTCGATTTTGAAAAACTCGGTATAGCCCAAGAAATGAAGCAATTCATCAAAACAGATTTGTCGAAATCGAGCAATGCCGAAGCTTTCGGTTCACTTAGATTCGAAAATAATTTATACCTCATTACTTTTGTAGATGGTGCAATTAAAGCGAAAAAACTTCAAACCATTCATAATATAATTGACAATGATGAAAAAGAGTATTTTTCACTAGGTGATGAAAGTGATGGAACACAACGTATATTTGATTATATACCACTAATCTTAGATCTGATTCAGGGAGAGAAGGTTTTTGTGATTGATGAAATGGAACGCAGTCTTCATCCCGCATTAATGAGAAAATTGATAGAACTATTCTTCAAATATTCCAATAACATTTCTACACAACTTATTTTTACCACTCATGAAAGTACTTTAATGGATCAAGACCTACTACGAAGGGATGAAATATGGCTGATCGAAAAAAATAAAGAAGGTGTGAGCTCACTAAATCGCTTAGATGAGAAGTTTAACTTACGCTTCGACAAAGAACTTGAAAGAAGTTATCTTAAAGGACTCTTTGGAGCTTCTCCGGATTTTGGTTCAGATAATACAATATTAAAATTAAAGGCACTTTTGGATACCTAA
- a CDS encoding ThiF family adenylyltransferase: MMTADKIKGLITIVDGVSLVGEFSIDKAGSLTGRIAVATGVGSDGLVWEVIISPTYPFKAMGQEPIQFFNKSLLDYPHIMQRGNLCMHPAEFEDAESQFINDLKQLKEWVDRYYVRGEKDAHYEHIVVNHYLIRDAYYTYCFAETEGDIVDGDFGIVHYAVLKNGQKNDSPVRNYIVQQFVSYKQVKKKEMPCRISLFYRKLRSFDGVYCLLNNVPSVHNKFIVEDYDAIKGLFSQSQKNYIHSFVEAHKGKYDFFPLFCGYRIPGGGVHWQAMMIFMEDLPIVPIRVGTGKNRLWFTDFKQGAIQWAETEDISYKYFFGRGSMPEDLANKKVLIMGVGAIGSIIAETLTRCGAKNLTLHDIDIKEPGNVCRSAYPFYTSINEKTLDLELLLKQISPHVECASLKSEFDLAIKGYAATSKDVTALAGLFDEFDVIFDCTTDNQLMRVMDAIETKAQVVNLSITNNAQDLICAFSPNVTETVLLVYGLLKRDVDANMYNPTGCWNPTFKASYNDISSKAQYAMKHIIRMLSGVEPKSNFYITEDEMDLNIHRL; the protein is encoded by the coding sequence ATGATGACTGCAGACAAAATAAAGGGGCTGATAACAATTGTTGACGGAGTAAGCCTTGTTGGTGAATTTAGCATCGACAAGGCTGGTTCGTTGACAGGTCGGATTGCTGTAGCTACTGGTGTGGGCAGCGACGGGTTGGTTTGGGAGGTAATAATTAGCCCGACATATCCGTTTAAGGCTATGGGTCAGGAGCCTATCCAGTTCTTTAATAAAAGTCTGCTAGACTATCCTCACATCATGCAGAGAGGCAATCTCTGTATGCACCCAGCTGAATTTGAAGATGCAGAGAGTCAGTTTATAAATGACTTGAAACAGCTGAAGGAATGGGTGGACAGATACTATGTTAGAGGGGAAAAGGATGCTCATTATGAGCATATTGTGGTGAACCATTACCTGATACGCGATGCGTATTATACTTATTGCTTTGCAGAGACCGAAGGAGATATTGTTGACGGGGACTTTGGAATAGTGCATTACGCGGTGCTTAAGAACGGGCAAAAGAACGACTCACCAGTTAGAAACTATATTGTACAACAGTTTGTATCGTACAAGCAGGTGAAGAAAAAAGAGATGCCCTGTAGGATTAGCCTGTTCTATCGTAAACTACGGTCGTTTGACGGTGTTTACTGTCTTCTTAATAACGTGCCATCGGTGCATAACAAGTTTATTGTTGAGGACTACGATGCTATCAAAGGGTTGTTTTCGCAGAGCCAGAAGAACTATATCCACAGTTTTGTAGAAGCGCACAAGGGAAAGTATGATTTCTTCCCGTTGTTCTGTGGATATAGGATACCCGGAGGTGGTGTTCACTGGCAAGCTATGATGATTTTCATGGAAGACCTACCTATTGTTCCTATTCGAGTGGGTACAGGTAAGAACAGACTGTGGTTTACCGATTTTAAACAAGGTGCAATTCAATGGGCGGAAACCGAAGATATTTCCTATAAGTATTTCTTTGGACGCGGATCGATGCCCGAGGATCTTGCCAACAAGAAAGTGCTGATTATGGGAGTCGGAGCAATAGGGAGTATTATTGCTGAGACCCTAACGAGATGTGGGGCTAAAAATCTCACACTACATGACATAGACATTAAAGAGCCTGGTAATGTTTGCCGGTCAGCATATCCCTTTTATACGAGTATAAACGAAAAAACCTTGGACTTGGAACTTTTACTGAAGCAAATCTCGCCACACGTGGAGTGTGCCAGTTTGAAATCGGAGTTTGACTTGGCGATAAAGGGGTATGCAGCAACAAGCAAGGATGTTACTGCCCTTGCTGGGTTGTTTGATGAGTTTGATGTGATATTTGACTGTACAACTGATAACCAGTTGATGCGGGTAATGGATGCCATAGAGACGAAAGCCCAGGTTGTGAACTTGTCTATAACCAACAATGCGCAGGACTTGATATGTGCTTTCTCACCTAATGTGACAGAAACCGTGCTGTTGGTCTATGGCTTATTGAAACGAGATGTGGATGCCAATATGTACAACCCTACAGGTTGTTGGAATCCGACCTTTAAAGCATCATATAATGACATATCAAGCAAAGCCCAGTATGCGATGAAGCATATCATTAGGATGCTAAGCGGCGTGGAGCCAAAGAGCAACTTCTATATAACCGAAGATGAAATGGATTTAAACATACATCGATTATGA
- a CDS encoding DUF6602 domain-containing protein yields MRYYLPSDDLYIEIKASVFNQIKLQAEGEYPNENGGMLAGRYSADRHTVYIEKVVVPVEKLTGRTTFMRNTNGLEKIWKQLAKEGLRYVGEWHSHPNGSTQYSGTDLSAMIDIEKEIAIENPILLIAGVRNCGLSAHTFYCYKDNKLFEYKKMIDLKELFNGLQKQMLASLNVDREYIGHPGSKGDATEQRWIDFLRTYLPDRYKVDKAIVIDSTGNVSEQMDIVIYDAIYTLFIFKQDGFMYIPAESVYAVFEVKQDVKGNIDYAAKKVESVRRLKRTSIEMVASGRRTPARPLTKIIGGFLTTTSSYSSIKTVQNQLEKLKGYQTLDLGCICDTGSFYVDYKETPPADIEPTKDIEENRKYIEHVYESREVNKIKFSDKDVSLFTFFLQLVSYLKSIGTVAAIDINAYLKAINEKIDEDI; encoded by the coding sequence ATGAGATATTATCTACCAAGTGATGATTTGTATATAGAGATAAAAGCCTCGGTGTTCAACCAGATAAAGCTGCAAGCTGAGGGCGAGTATCCCAACGAGAACGGCGGGATGTTGGCTGGCCGTTATTCTGCCGACAGACATACGGTATATATAGAAAAGGTTGTTGTGCCCGTAGAGAAGCTGACCGGCAGAACAACGTTTATGCGCAATACCAATGGATTAGAAAAGATCTGGAAACAATTAGCCAAAGAAGGGTTGCGCTACGTGGGCGAGTGGCATAGCCATCCTAACGGTTCTACCCAGTACAGCGGTACAGACTTGTCGGCTATGATAGATATTGAAAAGGAGATTGCTATTGAGAATCCGATTCTGCTGATTGCGGGAGTGAGGAACTGTGGACTCAGTGCACATACGTTTTATTGCTATAAGGACAATAAGCTATTTGAATATAAAAAGATGATAGATTTAAAGGAACTTTTTAATGGCTTACAGAAGCAAATGCTTGCAAGCCTCAATGTTGACAGAGAATATATAGGACATCCCGGTAGTAAAGGGGATGCGACGGAGCAACGTTGGATAGATTTTCTTAGAACCTATTTGCCGGACAGGTATAAGGTGGATAAGGCTATTGTGATAGATTCTACTGGCAATGTGAGTGAGCAGATGGATATTGTAATCTATGATGCCATATACACGCTCTTTATATTCAAACAAGATGGATTTATGTACATACCTGCGGAGAGCGTCTATGCTGTGTTTGAGGTAAAACAGGACGTGAAAGGAAATATTGACTACGCTGCCAAGAAGGTGGAGAGTGTTCGACGGCTGAAACGAACCAGTATAGAGATGGTGGCTTCTGGGAGACGAACTCCGGCCAGACCATTAACAAAAATTATAGGCGGTTTTTTAACCACTACTAGCTCGTATAGTAGCATCAAAACGGTACAGAACCAGCTGGAAAAACTGAAAGGATACCAGACCTTGGATTTAGGCTGTATATGTGACACGGGTAGCTTCTATGTGGACTACAAAGAAACGCCCCCTGCTGATATAGAGCCGACTAAAGATATCGAGGAGAACCGTAAATATATCGAGCATGTCTATGAAAGCCGTGAGGTTAATAAAATCAAGTTCAGTGATAAAGACGTGTCGCTGTTTACTTTCTTTCTCCAGCTTGTGAGCTACTTGAAGTCCATTGGTACTGTCGCAGCAATAGATATCAATGCGTATTTGAAGGCTATTAATGAGAAAATAGACGAAGATATTTAG
- a CDS encoding Gfo/Idh/MocA family protein, with protein MNVLRLQTKALPMVNIGIVGLGERGLQAVKRLSHVKGACISALCDIHIHHDDIRQFIDNWVAQHDLQSSIPNLQSDYRLLCKDEHIDLIYICTDWLSHTSIILEALQHGKHVAVEVPAATTLDDIHAIVDAAEQTQRHCMMLENCVYDYFEMAVRNMVSQGLFGEVVHVEGGYAHPLGDKWPSWRLAYNQTTRGDVYPTHGMGPACQILEIHRNDRLESLVSMDTASFMGKEVVKEHCDKDTDNFQNGDQTTTIIRTMKGKTILLQHNVMTPRPYSRMFQVVGTKGYAEKYPQPYIQIGEEVLDIEGWKNQRKLHFSIFNHENDSKYLRLFSH; from the coding sequence CGTGGGTTTGGGTGAACGTGGTCTCCAAGCCGTCAAGAGGTTAAGCCACGTGAAAGGGGCATGTATCTCCGCATTATGTGACATCCATATCCATCATGATGACATAAGACAGTTTATCGACAATTGGGTGGCGCAACATGACCTTCAATCTTCAATCCCCAATCTTCAATCTGACTATCGCCTCTTATGCAAGGATGAACATATAGACCTTATCTATATCTGTACCGATTGGCTTTCACATACATCCATCATTCTTGAGGCATTGCAGCACGGCAAACATGTTGCCGTGGAAGTACCCGCCGCCACGACGCTTGACGATATCCATGCCATCGTGGACGCTGCCGAACAGACACAAAGACATTGCATGATGTTAGAGAACTGCGTGTACGACTATTTTGAGATGGCAGTGCGCAATATGGTTAGCCAGGGACTCTTCGGCGAGGTGGTACATGTGGAAGGGGGTTACGCGCACCCTCTTGGCGACAAGTGGCCTTCTTGGCGGTTAGCATATAACCAGACTACGCGCGGCGATGTATACCCCACCCATGGCATGGGTCCTGCCTGTCAGATATTAGAAATCCATCGAAATGACCGATTGGAGTCGCTTGTCAGTATGGACACCGCCTCATTCATGGGAAAGGAAGTAGTAAAGGAACATTGTGACAAAGACACCGACAATTTCCAAAACGGCGACCAAACCACAACCATCATCCGTACAATGAAGGGAAAGACCATTCTCCTCCAACACAACGTGATGACTCCCCGCCCCTATTCACGAATGTTCCAAGTGGTGGGAACAAAAGGTTATGCGGAAAAATACCCACAACCTTATATCCAAATCGGGGAAGAGGTGTTGGACATCGAGGGATGGAAAAACCAACGCAAACTCCACTTTTCCATCTTCAACCATGAAAACGACTCTAAATATCTTCGTCTATTTTCTCATTAA